The following are from one region of the Ketobacter sp. MCCC 1A13808 genome:
- a CDS encoding RNA methyltransferase: MESLNRLRIVMINTSDSGNIGAAARAMKTMGVSDLCLVAPKEYPTAKATARATGAADLLHRATVVDTLEQAIGDCQLVFGTSARMRTIPWPLMTPREAAQVVMNEPQGADIAIVFGREDAGLTNEELRRCHYHISIPGNEAYSVLNIAAAVQVICYEMRMNALASKESEQEGAAAPMMPLEFREWDEPLVTSEDMERFMKHFEETLLDIGFYDPNNPKQLITRARRLFMRTRMDRLEMNLMRGVLSTVQKRVKKEP, from the coding sequence ATGGAATCACTTAATCGACTTCGTATCGTCATGATTAATACCAGCGACTCCGGCAACATCGGGGCGGCAGCGCGAGCAATGAAGACCATGGGGGTGAGCGATTTGTGCTTAGTGGCTCCGAAAGAATACCCCACGGCAAAAGCGACCGCCCGAGCCACTGGTGCGGCGGACCTGTTGCACCGGGCTACGGTGGTCGATACTCTGGAGCAGGCAATCGGGGATTGCCAATTGGTGTTCGGAACCAGTGCCCGAATGAGGACAATACCCTGGCCGTTGATGACGCCAAGGGAGGCTGCCCAGGTTGTCATGAATGAGCCGCAGGGTGCGGATATCGCCATTGTGTTTGGCAGGGAAGACGCTGGCTTAACAAATGAAGAACTGCGACGCTGTCATTATCACATCAGTATTCCGGGTAACGAGGCATATTCAGTTTTAAATATTGCCGCTGCAGTGCAGGTTATATGTTATGAAATGCGCATGAATGCGTTAGCCAGCAAAGAGAGTGAGCAGGAAGGTGCGGCTGCGCCGATGATGCCGTTGGAATTCCGGGAGTGGGATGAGCCTTTGGTTACATCCGAGGATATGGAGCGATTTATGAAGCATTTTGAAGAGACCTTGCTTGATATAGGCTTCTACGATCCCAATAATCCTAAACAGCTGATCACACGAGCCCGCCGATTGTTTATGCGTACCCGTATGGATCGTCTGGAAATGAATTTGATGCGCGGCGTTTTGTCCACGGTTCAGAAACGTGTAAAAAAAGAGCCGTAG
- the secF gene encoding protein translocase subunit SecF, translating to MNKTTTFNFMGARHIMGAMSVLLIIGSIISISINFLELGLDFTGGTQIEVEYPQAAQLEAIRDELKGSAYPDATVQHFGRPEEVLVRVPPVDGEDKDQVGAQILQILQGHSESVRLKRVEFVGPQVGEELRDKSGTALILALGLMLIYITLRFRFKFAVGAVMALFHDVIITMGFFSVTRLTFDLTALAAILAVIGYSLNDTIVVFDRVRENFRRDRGATPAEIINNSLNQTLSRTLVTSLTTLLVLIALALLGGEMIFAFAIALIVGIVVGTYSSIYVASNLLLVQKISREDFMEQEKAADDMP from the coding sequence ATGAATAAAACGACGACATTTAATTTCATGGGTGCCCGCCACATTATGGGGGCGATGTCCGTACTGCTTATTATCGGCTCCATTATTTCTATCTCAATTAATTTTCTTGAGCTGGGTCTGGATTTTACCGGTGGTACCCAGATTGAAGTGGAATACCCCCAAGCTGCGCAGTTGGAAGCCATTCGTGATGAATTAAAGGGCAGTGCATATCCCGATGCGACGGTTCAGCACTTTGGTCGCCCGGAGGAGGTTCTGGTTCGTGTTCCGCCAGTGGACGGTGAAGACAAAGACCAGGTTGGAGCACAAATTCTGCAGATATTGCAAGGCCATAGCGAAAGTGTCCGGCTAAAGCGTGTGGAATTTGTTGGTCCGCAGGTCGGCGAGGAGTTGAGGGATAAGAGTGGTACCGCGCTGATTCTTGCGTTGGGTTTAATGCTGATCTATATCACGTTGCGCTTTCGGTTTAAGTTTGCGGTGGGTGCGGTGATGGCTTTGTTCCATGACGTCATTATCACAATGGGCTTTTTCTCAGTGACTCGATTAACTTTCGACTTGACGGCCTTGGCAGCAATATTGGCTGTTATTGGTTACTCCCTCAATGACACGATCGTGGTATTTGACCGGGTTCGCGAGAATTTCCGTAGAGACCGGGGCGCGACACCCGCTGAGATTATTAATAATTCGCTTAATCAGACGCTTAGCCGGACGTTAGTGACATCGTTGACGACGCTGTTGGTGTTGATCGCATTGGCACTTTTGGGAGGAGAAATGATATTTGCGTTCGCAATCGCATTGATCGTGGGCATTGTCGTGGGGACCTATTCTTCAATCTATGTGGCGAGCAATCTTCTGCTAGTTCAGAAAATAAGCCGTGAAGATTTTATGGAGCAGGAAAAAGCGGCAGACGATATGCCCTGA
- the cysE gene encoding serine O-acetyltransferase, with the protein MLEGVREDIQSVFHRDPAARNSVEVLLNYPGLHAVLFHRLAHRLWKMNFKLLARCISTFSRWLTGIEIHPGATIGRRFFIDHGMGVVIGETAEVGDDVTLYHGVTLGGTSWNKGKRHPTLSNGVVVGAGAKVLGPITVGVNARIGSNAVVTKDVPAEATAVGIPGRIICKDEDGDCQKEKQRQAMASKIGFDAYGMTSDMPDPIAQSLKHMLDHMHAVDKKISAMSNALEKMGTDCGKQLPEIRDDLFQQGNKSETAVDLVAKASKVD; encoded by the coding sequence ATGCTAGAAGGCGTTCGTGAAGATATACAATCGGTATTCCATCGGGATCCTGCGGCCCGCAACAGCGTTGAGGTGTTGCTTAACTATCCCGGATTGCACGCGGTGTTATTTCACCGCCTGGCTCATCGACTTTGGAAGATGAACTTTAAATTGCTTGCCCGTTGTATCTCCACCTTCTCCCGTTGGCTAACCGGTATCGAAATTCACCCGGGGGCTACTATCGGGCGTCGCTTTTTCATTGATCACGGCATGGGCGTGGTAATTGGAGAAACGGCGGAAGTTGGCGATGATGTAACCCTTTATCATGGGGTTACCCTGGGGGGAACCAGCTGGAATAAAGGCAAGCGCCATCCGACATTGTCAAACGGTGTGGTGGTTGGTGCCGGGGCGAAGGTGCTGGGCCCAATTACCGTCGGGGTCAATGCCCGCATCGGCTCCAATGCCGTAGTGACCAAAGATGTTCCCGCAGAAGCGACCGCGGTGGGGATTCCCGGAAGGATCATTTGCAAAGATGAGGATGGCGATTGTCAGAAGGAAAAACAGCGCCAGGCCATGGCCAGTAAAATCGGCTTCGATGCTTATGGGATGACGTCGGATATGCCGGACCCGATTGCGCAATCACTGAAGCATATGTTGGACCACATGCATGCAGTGGACAAAAAGATTTCGGCAATGAGTAATGCGCTCGAGAAAATGGGTACAGACTGTGGTAAACAACTACCTGAAATCCGGGATGACCTGTTTCAACAGGGTAATAAATCCGAGACTGCGGTCGACTTAGTTGCCAAGGCTTCAAAAGTTGACTGA
- a CDS encoding inositol monophosphatase family protein — translation MHPMLNTALGVARSTAEMIYKAYEQVESIEVESKGTHDYVTKVDRASEQRIIEGLQKRYPDHCFLGEENGLVEGRDKDYVWVIDPLDGTTNFIHGVPQFAISIALKVRGQTEVGVVLDPVSKEEFTASRGRGAQLNGRRIRVSKQAKLDGALLSTGFPFRPDQKRYFNAYMGILGDFTQTTAGIRRAGAAALDLAYVAAGRYDGFWEFGLSEWDLAAGALLITEAGGLVGDPRGGSDYAKSGNIVCAPPKLFKPMLQTIHPHMAPHYQS, via the coding sequence ATGCATCCCATGCTGAATACCGCGCTGGGCGTAGCCCGCTCTACCGCCGAGATGATCTACAAAGCCTATGAGCAGGTGGAGTCTATTGAAGTAGAGTCCAAAGGCACACATGACTATGTTACTAAAGTAGACCGGGCGTCTGAGCAGCGCATCATCGAAGGTTTGCAGAAACGATACCCGGACCACTGCTTTCTGGGCGAAGAAAATGGCCTGGTTGAGGGCCGGGACAAAGATTATGTATGGGTTATTGACCCATTGGACGGAACCACCAATTTCATCCACGGTGTGCCGCAGTTTGCGATTTCTATCGCCCTGAAAGTCCGTGGCCAAACTGAAGTCGGGGTTGTCCTGGATCCGGTATCCAAAGAAGAATTTACGGCCAGCCGCGGACGTGGAGCCCAGCTTAACGGTCGCCGTATACGCGTCAGTAAGCAGGCCAAACTGGACGGAGCCCTGCTTTCCACCGGTTTTCCGTTCCGTCCGGATCAGAAGCGTTATTTTAATGCTTACATGGGGATCTTGGGGGATTTTACCCAAACCACCGCCGGCATACGCCGAGCGGGTGCCGCAGCACTGGATCTGGCCTATGTGGCCGCCGGTCGTTACGACGGTTTTTGGGAGTTCGGCTTGTCAGAATGGGACTTGGCGGCAGGAGCACTACTGATTACAGAAGCCGGTGGATTAGTCGGTGACCCCCGGGGCGGATCGGATTATGCGAAGTCCGGCAATATTGTATGTGCGCCACCTAAGTTATTTAAGCCCATGCTACAAACAATTCATCCCCATATGGCACCCCATTACCAATCCTGA
- the secD gene encoding protein translocase subunit SecD, translating into MNKYPLWKNLVVLVVALFGLIYALPNLYPDDPALQITAKKAGEKTSQEPLDRAVQALEKAGIEVKRSGLLDDSALIRFNTIDDQINAKEVVQDTLHENYVVAMNLAPNTPGWLKELGAAPIKLGLDLRGGVHFLMEVDMEKATQTRLDNTLNGIRDRLREERIRYKQASREDSQIRLSFTKSVDIDAVRTILRSEFKEFLVQEEEADNQTTLMLSLSEQSAKDIKDYAISQNLTSLRNRVNELGVAEPVVQRQGADRIVIQLPGIQDTAEAKRIIGRAANLEFRLVDWENDPLTRRAPIGSEFLNMRGTGQPVLLKKDVIVTGDRVINANTGFDENGRPQVNIELDTVGGRRMLKQTSKHVKDSMAVVFIELEPEKRKVMEGGVEIEKIFTKETREVINVATIQSSLGSSFRITGLDSPAEAKELSLLLRAGALAAPMYFVEERTVGPSLGQQNIKAGLMSLVAGFSLVMLFMIAYYKLFGLIANTALLMNLLLLVAIMSIIPGATLSLPGMAGIVLTVGMAVDANVLIFARIKEEMANGVSPHAAINAGYDRAFLTILDANITTLLVGLVLFAFGSGPVKGFAVTLSIGILTSMFTAIVGTRAIVNLIYGGRALKKLSI; encoded by the coding sequence ATGAATAAATATCCGCTGTGGAAGAACCTGGTGGTGCTGGTAGTCGCACTGTTTGGGTTGATTTACGCATTACCCAATTTGTATCCGGATGATCCGGCATTGCAGATAACCGCAAAAAAAGCCGGTGAAAAAACCAGCCAGGAACCGTTGGATCGCGCAGTGCAGGCGTTGGAAAAGGCGGGTATCGAGGTCAAACGATCGGGTTTGCTGGACGATTCCGCCTTAATCCGTTTTAACACGATTGATGACCAGATTAATGCGAAAGAAGTGGTTCAGGATACGCTGCACGAAAATTATGTGGTGGCCATGAATCTGGCGCCCAACACACCCGGATGGTTGAAAGAATTGGGTGCCGCTCCGATTAAGTTAGGCCTCGACTTGCGCGGTGGAGTGCACTTCCTGATGGAAGTGGATATGGAAAAGGCAACGCAAACCCGGCTGGACAACACCCTGAATGGCATCCGGGATCGGCTGCGAGAAGAGCGCATCCGTTATAAGCAGGCATCGCGGGAAGATAGCCAGATCCGGCTCAGTTTTACCAAAAGTGTCGATATCGATGCAGTGCGTACTATTCTGCGTTCCGAGTTTAAGGAGTTTTTGGTTCAGGAAGAAGAAGCCGATAATCAAACCACGCTGATGCTGTCGCTGTCTGAGCAGTCGGCAAAGGACATTAAAGATTATGCCATTAGCCAGAACTTAACCAGCTTGCGTAATCGTGTGAATGAGTTGGGGGTAGCAGAGCCGGTCGTTCAGCGCCAGGGTGCTGACCGCATTGTTATTCAGTTACCAGGAATCCAGGACACTGCGGAAGCAAAACGCATCATCGGTCGTGCAGCCAATCTGGAATTCCGTTTGGTGGATTGGGAAAATGATCCGCTTACCCGTCGCGCGCCCATTGGTTCCGAGTTTTTGAATATGCGGGGTACAGGGCAGCCGGTGTTGTTGAAAAAAGACGTAATCGTCACCGGCGATCGAGTTATTAACGCCAACACCGGGTTTGACGAAAACGGGCGGCCCCAGGTAAATATCGAGCTGGATACGGTCGGTGGCCGGCGCATGCTGAAACAAACCAGTAAGCACGTGAAAGATTCCATGGCAGTGGTGTTTATTGAACTCGAGCCGGAAAAACGTAAGGTGATGGAAGGTGGCGTTGAAATTGAAAAGATTTTCACTAAAGAAACCCGGGAAGTAATCAACGTCGCAACCATTCAGAGCTCACTGGGCTCAAGCTTCCGTATCACCGGGTTAGACAGCCCGGCAGAAGCGAAAGAGCTGTCTTTGCTGTTAAGAGCCGGTGCATTGGCGGCCCCCATGTATTTTGTGGAGGAGCGGACCGTCGGGCCCAGTTTAGGCCAACAGAATATCAAGGCGGGTCTGATGTCCCTGGTTGCGGGATTCTCGTTGGTTATGTTGTTCATGATCGCGTACTACAAGCTGTTCGGGCTGATCGCGAATACAGCACTGTTAATGAATTTGTTGTTACTGGTGGCGATCATGTCCATCATTCCTGGCGCGACACTGTCATTGCCCGGAATGGCCGGTATCGTATTAACCGTGGGGATGGCGGTGGATGCCAATGTCCTGATTTTTGCACGCATAAAAGAAGAAATGGCCAACGGCGTTTCACCCCATGCTGCGATCAATGCGGGTTACGATCGAGCTTTTCTTACTATTTTGGATGCGAACATTACTACGTTGCTGGTCGGGCTGGTCCTGTTTGCTTTTGGCTCCGGTCCCGTTAAAGGATTCGCAGTCACGCTGTCCATCGGCATACTCACTTCCATGTTTACAGCTATTGTCGGGACTCGCGCAATCGTGAATCTCATATACGGTGGCCGTGCATTGAAAAAATTAAGCATATAA